The Daphnia carinata strain CSIRO-1 chromosome 2, CSIRO_AGI_Dcar_HiC_V3, whole genome shotgun sequence genome has a segment encoding these proteins:
- the LOC130686926 gene encoding tyrosine aminotransferase-like isoform X2 — translation MKSRRSWSVTASDLAKNTFNPIRTVVESMKLTPNPEKPMIALSIGDPTVFGNLCPAEEIIEAVVESVRSMKYNGYAPSTGYEEARKIVASYVSVPGATVEAKDIILCSGCSCALDLSISVLANPGQNILVPRPGFPLYRTLAEGLGIRTKFYDLKPENGWEVDLEQLEAQIDDQTAAIVVNNPSNPCGSVYNRSHLNAILQVAARNFVPIIADEIYDYFVFPGHEFHPLASLTNEVPILTCGGLTKRYLIPGWRMGWIVVHDRNEALSLEVRKGLQSLSQRIIGSSTILQGALSRILTQTPPEFFQSTIAQVYDNARLAHQLLSGLPGMRPIMPSGAMYMMVGVDMSNFPEFENDLQFVERMVTEESVFCLPGRCFDYPNYFRIVLTVPEMQLREACHRISQFCTAHYVAPLALGKEEQLSNGHIHHELHNGIVTVIEP, via the exons GTGATCCGACGGTTTTTGGAAATTTGTGCCCGGCGGAAGAGATCATCGAGGCCGTCGTTGAAAGTGTTCGTTCGATGAAATACAACGGCTATGCACCAAGTACTG GCTATGAAGAAGCCCGCAAAATCGTAGCTTCTTATGTCTCAGTACCTGGAGCGACCGTTGAAGCTAAG GATATAATCTTATGTTCTGGCTGTTCTTGTGCCCTTGACTTGAGCATCTCTGTATTGGCAAATCCGGGACAAAATATTCTTGTGCCTCGCCCGGGGTTCCCACTCTACCGTACATTGGCAGAGGGATTGGGCATTCGAACCAAATTTTACGATCTGAAG CCTGAAAACGGATGGGAAGTCGACCTGGAACAACTTGAAGCGCAAATTGACGACCAAACAGCTGCCATCGTCGTTAATAATCCTTCTAATCCTTGTGGATCTGTCTACAATCGTTCGCATTTGAATGCAATTCTTCAAGTGGCCGCTCGCAATTTTGTGCCCATTATCGCAGATGAAATCTACGATTACTTC GTATTTCCTGGTCACGAGTTTCATCCCCTGGCTTCACTGACAAATGAAGTTCCCATTCTGACATGCGGTGGGCTGACCAAAAG ATATCTTATACCTGGCTGGAGAATGGGCTGGATTGTTGTTCACGATAGGAACGAAGCGCTTTCATTGGAG GTCAGGAAAGGATTGCAGAGTCTAAGCCAAAGGATTATCGGTAGTAGTACCATCCTACAAGGGGCTCTGAGTCGTATTTTGACGCAAACACCGCCGGAATTCTTCCAGTCAACTATCGCGCAAGTTTAC GATAACGCCCGACTGGCGCATCAACTGCTGTCTGGCTTGCCTGGAATGAGACCAATCATGCCTTCCGGGGCAATGTACATGATG GTTGGTGTAGACATGAGCAATTTCCCCGAGTTTGAAAACGACTTGCAATTTGTTGAACGTATGGTAACAGAGGAGTCGGTCTTTTGTCTGCCCGGAAGA TGCTTTGATTATCCCAACTACTTTCGTATCGTCCTAACTGTGCCTGAAATGCAATTACGCGAAGCCTGCCATCGTATTAGCCAATTTTGCACCGCTCACTATGTCGCGCCTCTCGCCTTGGGGAAGGAAGAGCAACTTTCCAATGGCCATATTCACCACGAGCTACACAACGGCATCGTCACTGTTATAGAGCCTTGA